From a single Calothrix sp. NIES-2098 genomic region:
- a CDS encoding PAP fibrillin, translated as MNNRLLLKEKLQASLDKIQTNSDGPATNLQLDNTLALEIEKLATELESVNPNPYPLLNATALLDGTWQLKYSTAREIRALASLPLGLKVCQVYQAINVANKSFFNLAKVRHFLGLVSGYVKVAASFEPAQEEVSPAHKRINVSFKTRYLAIEKIVGINTPQLNPYKVMPAKNPNDRIATLDITYLDETLRIGRGGDDSLYILNKCKNLPNITS; from the coding sequence TTGAACAATCGACTCTTATTAAAGGAAAAATTACAAGCCTCGCTTGACAAGATTCAAACCAATAGCGATGGACCTGCTACGAATTTGCAGCTAGACAATACCTTAGCCTTAGAAATTGAAAAATTGGCGACGGAATTAGAAAGTGTCAATCCCAATCCGTATCCACTACTCAATGCTACTGCTTTGCTAGATGGAACTTGGCAGCTAAAATACTCCACAGCTAGAGAAATTCGTGCTTTAGCTTCCTTACCATTGGGGTTGAAAGTGTGTCAAGTTTATCAAGCGATCAATGTTGCTAATAAATCGTTTTTCAATCTCGCTAAAGTTCGACATTTTTTGGGGCTAGTATCAGGATATGTCAAAGTAGCAGCTAGCTTTGAACCTGCTCAAGAAGAGGTATCGCCAGCACACAAACGTATCAACGTCTCTTTCAAAACACGTTATTTAGCAATTGAGAAGATTGTCGGCATTAACACTCCGCAACTTAATCCATATAAAGTTATGCCAGCAAAAAATCCTAATGATAGAATTGCCACTCTCGACATTACTTATTTAGATGAAACATTGAGAATTGGACGGGGAGGAGATGACAGTTTATATATTTTGAACAAATGCAAGAATTTACCCAATATTACTTCCTAG
- a CDS encoding type 12 methyltransferase: MSNQPSPPSPAHFFNTVNAYQNTAAIKAAVELEVFTAIGSGIESAVSLAQKCQASERGMRMLCDYLTIIGFLTKETDGYKLTPDSAKFLDKKSPAYAGDVMEFLLADTITQAFANLTTAVRQGGTALSAQGTLESEHPVWVRFARAMSPLMKMPAQLIAQLVNGDNQNHIKVLDIAASHGLFGIAFAQQNPNAEIVALDWEPVLEVAKDNAIKVGVGERFQTIAGSAFDVDYGSDYDIILLPNFLHHFDIPTCEQLLKKVRAALKENGRVMTFEFIPDSDRIHPPDAGVFSLTMLATTPKGDAYTFAEYEQMFANAGFRRSELHSIAPLFQRVVISYK, translated from the coding sequence ATGTCTAACCAACCTTCACCTCCTTCACCAGCACATTTTTTTAACACAGTTAATGCTTACCAAAACACAGCCGCGATTAAAGCAGCTGTAGAATTAGAAGTTTTTACTGCCATCGGTTCGGGAATTGAGTCGGCTGTATCACTGGCGCAAAAGTGTCAAGCTTCAGAACGTGGTATGCGAATGTTATGTGATTATTTAACAATTATTGGCTTTTTGACAAAGGAAACAGACGGTTATAAACTAACACCTGATTCAGCAAAGTTTCTGGATAAAAAAAGTCCTGCTTATGCAGGAGATGTAATGGAATTTCTCTTGGCTGACACTATAACTCAAGCTTTTGCAAACCTCACAACTGCTGTGCGTCAGGGAGGAACTGCTCTGTCTGCTCAAGGCACTTTAGAAAGCGAACATCCAGTCTGGGTAAGATTTGCACGAGCAATGTCACCTTTAATGAAAATGCCAGCACAATTAATTGCTCAACTTGTAAATGGAGATAATCAAAACCATATAAAAGTGTTAGATATCGCAGCCAGTCACGGCTTATTTGGTATTGCTTTTGCGCAACAAAACCCGAATGCAGAAATTGTTGCCCTTGATTGGGAACCTGTGTTAGAGGTAGCAAAAGATAATGCTATTAAAGTAGGTGTAGGAGAGCGTTTTCAGACAATTGCTGGGAGCGCCTTTGATGTAGATTATGGCAGCGATTACGACATAATTTTACTACCTAATTTCTTGCATCACTTTGATATTCCCACTTGCGAACAGTTGTTAAAAAAGGTTCGCGCTGCTTTGAAAGAGAATGGCAGAGTGATGACATTTGAGTTTATTCCTGATAGCGATCGCATTCATCCTCCTGATGCTGGTGTTTTTAGTCTGACAATGTTAGCAACAACCCCAAAAGGCGATGCTTATACCTTTGCAGAGTACGAGCAGATGTTTGCTAATGCTGGTTTTAGGCGGAGCGAACTGCATTCAATCGCACCTCTGTTTCAACGAGTAGTGATTTCGTATAAGTAA
- a CDS encoding integrase family protein, translating to MKNNRSGQSSILTDEDYSKIRRQIKSQKYRLLLDLGWYTGERWGALVQLLVEDCYNADGTPRREITFRAVTRKASPDGKRETRQVPVHDVLFAALSAYQPDTNSLWLFPNREGDGSITMRWADDILRSAVDKAGLAAKGISTHSTRRSFITKLHKKGTDIYIIQRITGHKDLKALGRYVEIDSDRIQGAIASL from the coding sequence GTGAAGAATAATAGAAGCGGTCAATCTTCAATCCTCACAGATGAGGATTATTCTAAAATTCGCAGACAGATTAAAAGCCAAAAATACCGACTTCTTTTAGATTTAGGCTGGTACACAGGGGAAAGGTGGGGGGCTTTGGTGCAGCTGTTGGTTGAGGATTGCTACAACGCCGATGGCACTCCCAGACGGGAAATAACTTTTAGGGCTGTGACTCGCAAAGCTTCACCCGATGGTAAAAGAGAAACGCGCCAAGTCCCGGTGCATGATGTGCTTTTTGCTGCACTATCAGCCTATCAGCCTGATACTAACTCCCTTTGGTTGTTCCCCAACCGCGAAGGTGATGGAAGTATTACAATGCGCTGGGCTGACGATATTTTAAGAAGTGCAGTTGATAAAGCAGGATTAGCGGCCAAGGGCATCAGTACGCATAGTACCCGTAGAAGCTTCATCACAAAATTACATAAGAAAGGTACGGATATTTATATCATTCAACGTATAACAGGACATAAAGATTTAAAGGCATTGGGTCGCTATGTCGAAATCGACAGTGACAGAATCCAAGGGGCGATAGCCAGTTTATGA
- a CDS encoding transposase family protein, producing the protein MQWKRENFYLYGLVEPLTGENFIWEFSHLNAACFQIFLEKFSANYAQDIHIIQLDNGAFHFSQHLQIPENIILLFQPPHTPQVNPIERLWEEVKRYLAWESFGALDELRQFIWKRLEKLNTSTIASITGWDFILDALFESNFS; encoded by the coding sequence ATGCAATGGAAGCGAGAAAATTTTTATTTATATGGATTGGTAGAACCATTAACTGGTGAGAATTTTATTTGGGAATTCTCTCATTTAAATGCAGCTTGTTTTCAGATTTTTCTAGAAAAATTCTCGGCTAATTATGCCCAAGATATACATATTATTCAGTTAGACAATGGTGCTTTTCATTTTAGTCAACATCTTCAGATACCAGAAAATATAATTTTGTTATTTCAACCCCCACATACACCGCAAGTTAATCCAATTGAGCGATTGTGGGAGGAAGTTAAAAGATATTTGGCGTGGGAAAGTTTTGGAGCGTTGGATGAATTAAGACAATTTATCTGGAAGCGTTTGGAGAAATTAAACACATCAACCATTGCTTCTATTACAGGTTGGGACTTTATTCTTGATGCTTTATTTGAATCAAATTTTTCGTGA
- a CDS encoding putative transposase: MAGVTKVKIKESAEELHELLRKQKTALGKERIQALYLLKIKQVKTIQDLAVVLGRGSATVQRWLKVYAESGITSLVSRKKGSGRPPIINTDVREQLSKELEDPQGFKSYEEIRTWLKAVEGVEASYKVVHDTVRYQMKAKLKVPRAVGIKHQPEAEEEFKKNSHNT, translated from the coding sequence ATGGCAGGAGTCACCAAAGTAAAAATAAAGGAGTCAGCCGAGGAATTACATGAGCTGCTAAGAAAACAAAAAACAGCATTAGGTAAAGAACGGATTCAAGCGTTGTATTTACTGAAGATAAAGCAGGTAAAGACAATACAAGATTTAGCAGTGGTATTGGGCAGAGGAAGCGCGACGGTACAAAGGTGGTTAAAAGTTTATGCAGAGTCAGGAATCACTAGTCTCGTATCAAGAAAAAAAGGTTCAGGGCGACCACCAATTATTAACACAGATGTTCGAGAGCAGCTTTCAAAGGAACTGGAAGACCCCCAGGGATTTAAAAGTTATGAAGAAATCCGAACATGGTTAAAAGCGGTAGAGGGTGTAGAAGCTTCATACAAAGTAGTACATGATACAGTGCGTTATCAAATGAAAGCGAAGCTAAAGGTGCCGCGTGCAGTAGGCATTAAACACCAACCAGAAGCGGAAGAAGAGTTTAAAAAAAACTCCCACAATACCTAG
- a CDS encoding pentapeptide repeat protein translates to MANLEHLALLKAGAVQWIEWRNQNPQIEPDLSTANFSGDNLRGANLQGANLTRADLSYALLVRVNFSSADLSSANLHYAKLIEANLSAANFSVANLSAANLKQADLSHANLIGCDLSAANLRGAAIADANLIGADFSYADLRDADLDRAKLIRANLCFANLIKANLIAADLSEANLHEAELIGAYLYKAELYKANLSKAHLSGTYLFRANLSEADLRGANLAWSNLKGANLAGANLRGANLRGTNLTGANLNGAILEDAIMPDSSKCE, encoded by the coding sequence ATGGCGAATCTAGAGCATCTAGCTTTATTGAAAGCTGGTGCAGTCCAATGGATTGAGTGGAGAAATCAAAATCCCCAGATTGAACCAGATCTCAGTACCGCAAACTTCTCTGGAGATAACCTTAGAGGTGCAAACCTCCAAGGAGCAAATTTAACTAGGGCAGATTTAAGTTACGCTTTACTCGTGCGAGTAAATTTTAGTAGTGCTGACCTGAGTAGTGCTAACCTTCACTATGCCAAACTGATTGAAGCTAACCTGAGTGCAGCTAACTTTAGTGTTGCGAACTTGAGCGCTGCTAACCTGAAACAGGCAGATCTCAGCCATGCTAACTTGATTGGCTGTGATTTGAGTGCGGCAAATCTTCGAGGAGCTGCGATCGCAGATGCAAATCTCATTGGCGCTGACTTTAGTTACGCTGACTTAAGAGATGCTGATTTAGATCGAGCCAAGCTAATTCGAGCTAACCTTTGTTTTGCCAACCTCATTAAAGCTAACTTAATTGCAGCCGATCTCAGCGAAGCCAATTTGCACGAAGCAGAATTGATTGGAGCTTATCTTTACAAAGCTGAGTTATATAAAGCTAATCTCAGTAAAGCTCACCTGAGTGGTACATATCTGTTTCGCGCCAACCTAAGTGAAGCTGATTTGCGAGGTGCAAACTTAGCATGGTCTAACCTTAAAGGTGCAAATCTAGCTGGGGCAAATCTTAGAGGCGCTAACCTTAGAGGCACTAATCTCACGGGAGCAAACCTTAACGGAGCAATTCTCGAAGATGCCATTATGCCTGATTCTTCCAAGTGCGAGTAG
- a CDS encoding formate dehydrogenase family accessory protein FdhD: MTKPLGSKTKSTVWVVENGKMRTRLDSVTTEEPLEIRLVSQNRTIAVTMRTPGADFELAAGFLYSEGVINSKKDIQRMSYCVDESLDSEQRYNIVNVELREELIPDLQPLERHFYTNSACGVCGKANIEALHLQGCAVIPQGFVVKPEIIYSLPEQLRAAQSIFTTTGGLHAAAVFDAQGKLLNLQEDIGRHNALDKLIGSALLSDELPLNNRIVMVSGRSSFEILQKSTVAGVPIVCSVSAPSSLAVSVAQEFGITLIGFLRGERFNVYSGWERINAA; the protein is encoded by the coding sequence ATGACTAAGCCTTTGGGAAGCAAGACAAAATCTACTGTTTGGGTGGTAGAAAATGGGAAAATGCGTACCCGCCTCGATAGTGTCACCACTGAAGAACCTTTAGAAATTCGGCTAGTTTCTCAAAATCGGACTATAGCTGTCACCATGCGAACACCAGGAGCAGATTTTGAATTAGCTGCTGGTTTTCTTTACAGTGAAGGAGTTATTAATTCTAAAAAAGATATTCAACGCATGAGTTATTGCGTAGATGAATCTTTAGATAGCGAACAGCGTTACAACATAGTAAATGTTGAACTCCGGGAAGAGTTGATTCCAGATTTACAGCCATTAGAGCGGCACTTCTATACTAATAGTGCTTGTGGAGTTTGTGGTAAAGCTAATATTGAGGCTTTGCATTTGCAAGGTTGTGCGGTAATTCCCCAAGGGTTTGTAGTTAAACCTGAGATTATCTACAGCCTACCAGAACAACTAAGGGCGGCTCAAAGTATCTTCACGACTACCGGAGGTTTGCACGCTGCGGCGGTGTTTGATGCTCAAGGGAAACTATTAAATTTGCAAGAAGATATTGGCCGTCATAATGCTTTAGATAAATTGATTGGTTCGGCTTTACTTAGTGATGAATTGCCTTTAAACAATCGTATTGTGATGGTTAGCGGACGCTCTAGTTTTGAAATTTTGCAAAAATCCACTGTTGCGGGTGTACCTATAGTTTGTTCTGTTTCTGCTCCTAGCAGTTTAGCTGTTTCTGTCGCTCAAGAATTTGGGATTACTTTAATTGGATTTTTGCGAGGAGAACGTTTCAATGTTTACAGTGGTTGGGAAAGAATAAATGCTGCTTGA
- a CDS encoding molybdopterin-dependent oxidoreductase alpha subunit produces MLPKPKKYWTPSHWASWKPFGIGEQYPNNYWEVFRAIWLSRKQLPYAWNILNKGVCDGCALGTTGMKDWTLDGIHLCNVRLRLLQMNTMPAFDPALLTDISSLQTQKSSQLRDLGRLPYPMIRQRGEKGFQRVSWDRALEVIASRIRATIPNRLSFYITSRGTVNETYYATQKAVRAMGSNNIDNAARICHSPSTAGLKSTLGAGATTCSYKDWIGTDLLVFIGSNVANNQPVTVKYLHYAKKAGTKIVVINTYREPGMERYWVPSIVESALFGTKFAEDFFLVSLGGDMAFLNGTIKHMISNDWVDRSFIDRYTSGFEELKAELATQSWEELEKLSGTTREEMYAFAKMVAEANKAVFVWSMGITQHECGEDNVRSIINLALTKGFVGREGCGLMPIRGHSGVQGGAEMGCYATVFPGGKAITPENADRLSQVWDFEVPATPGLIAPEMIHAAHQGELDVLFSVGGNFLEVLPEPDYVEGALKQIPLRVHMDIVLSSQMLVEPADTVVLLPATTRYEIPGGVSETSTERRVIFSPEIPGPRIGEARPEWQVFMELARRVKPDLKEKLHFENTAAIRQEIAQIVPQYAGIQHLQQQGDQFQYGGSHLCFGWNFSTPDGKAHFTPLTPPHKELPAGSFFVATRRGKQFNSMVQERKDAITGALREAVLMNASDAAKLGLKDGDRVILKNDLGELQGEVYLAPIQPGNLQVHWPEGNVLLDKSKRSLEGVPDYNAIARLEKI; encoded by the coding sequence ATGTTGCCTAAACCCAAGAAATATTGGACACCTTCACACTGGGCTAGCTGGAAACCCTTTGGTATTGGCGAACAGTACCCAAATAATTACTGGGAAGTATTTCGGGCAATTTGGTTGTCTCGCAAGCAATTACCTTATGCATGGAATATTTTGAATAAAGGTGTCTGCGATGGCTGTGCTTTGGGAACTACCGGCATGAAAGATTGGACGCTGGATGGTATTCATCTCTGCAATGTGAGGCTGCGGCTTTTACAAATGAATACTATGCCAGCTTTCGACCCTGCGCTGCTAACGGATATTTCCTCATTGCAAACGCAAAAAAGCTCTCAATTACGCGATTTGGGACGGCTTCCCTACCCAATGATCCGCCAACGAGGAGAAAAGGGTTTTCAGCGTGTGAGTTGGGATCGTGCCCTAGAAGTTATTGCTAGCCGTATTCGTGCTACCATACCCAACCGCCTCAGCTTTTACATTACCAGTCGCGGCACTGTGAACGAAACTTACTACGCCACCCAGAAAGCCGTGCGGGCAATGGGAAGTAACAATATTGATAATGCTGCCCGTATTTGTCATTCTCCCAGCACCGCAGGTTTGAAATCTACTCTGGGTGCGGGGGCTACCACCTGTTCTTATAAAGACTGGATTGGTACTGATTTATTAGTTTTTATCGGCTCGAATGTGGCTAACAATCAGCCTGTCACTGTTAAATACCTCCACTATGCCAAAAAAGCTGGTACAAAAATTGTAGTCATTAACACTTACCGTGAACCAGGAATGGAACGCTACTGGGTTCCTTCAATTGTCGAAAGTGCTTTATTTGGCACCAAGTTTGCCGAAGATTTTTTTCTGGTCAGCTTGGGCGGAGACATGGCATTTTTGAACGGTACAATTAAGCACATGATTTCTAATGACTGGGTAGATCGGTCGTTTATTGATAGATATACAAGCGGTTTTGAAGAACTCAAAGCAGAATTAGCAACTCAATCTTGGGAAGAATTAGAAAAACTTTCTGGAACTACTCGCGAAGAAATGTATGCTTTTGCCAAAATGGTTGCAGAAGCTAACAAAGCTGTCTTTGTCTGGAGTATGGGGATCACCCAGCATGAATGCGGTGAAGATAATGTCCGTAGCATCATTAACTTAGCACTTACCAAAGGTTTCGTCGGTCGAGAAGGCTGCGGTTTAATGCCAATTCGCGGACACTCTGGGGTGCAAGGTGGTGCAGAAATGGGATGTTACGCTACGGTGTTTCCTGGTGGTAAAGCTATTACTCCCGAAAATGCAGATCGATTAAGTCAGGTGTGGGATTTTGAAGTACCTGCAACTCCAGGTTTAATTGCGCCAGAAATGATTCATGCAGCGCATCAAGGAGAGTTAGATGTGTTATTTTCTGTTGGCGGTAATTTTCTAGAAGTTCTACCAGAACCGGATTATGTCGAAGGTGCTTTAAAGCAGATACCATTGCGGGTACACATGGATATTGTGCTTTCTAGCCAAATGTTAGTAGAACCAGCAGATACAGTAGTGCTTTTACCTGCGACAACTCGCTATGAAATCCCAGGAGGAGTATCAGAAACTAGCACCGAACGCCGAGTAATTTTTAGCCCCGAAATTCCCGGGCCGCGCATTGGCGAAGCGCGTCCAGAGTGGCAAGTATTTATGGAATTGGCAAGGCGAGTCAAACCAGATTTAAAAGAGAAGTTGCATTTTGAAAATACAGCCGCTATCCGTCAAGAAATTGCCCAAATTGTTCCCCAATATGCAGGAATTCAACACTTACAACAACAAGGAGATCAGTTTCAGTATGGTGGTTCCCATCTATGTTTTGGCTGGAATTTCTCTACACCAGATGGCAAAGCCCACTTTACACCATTAACTCCACCTCACAAAGAATTACCAGCAGGTAGTTTCTTTGTCGCCACCCGCCGAGGTAAGCAATTTAATAGTATGGTGCAAGAACGCAAAGATGCAATTACTGGGGCATTACGAGAAGCAGTGTTAATGAATGCCTCTGATGCTGCAAAATTAGGATTAAAAGATGGCGATCGCGTAATTCTCAAAAATGATTTAGGCGAGTTACAAGGAGAAGTTTATCTAGCGCCAATTCAACCTGGAAACCTACAAGTACATTGGCCGGAAGGAAACGTACTTTTAGATAAAAGCAAGCGTTCTCTAGAAGGAGTACCCGATTATAATGCGATCGCGCGTTTGGAAAAAATTTGA
- a CDS encoding glycerol-3-phosphate oxidase, producing the protein MKILLTRQNLIAQLRQSDEWDFIIIGGGATGLGTAIEAATRGYRTLLLEKYDFAKATSSRSTKLVHGGVRYLAQGNIALVKEALHERGLLRRNAPHLVRDLKFVVPGYTWWSQLFYGTGLKIYDLLSGRLSLGHSRFLNEQDTRSHIPTLKTKGLRGGVIYHDGQFDDARLAITLLQTLLDYNGVALNYLPVIDLLKQGERVQGVRACDAETGETFELKSKVVVNATGVFVDDVRRMDDPQVSTMLSPSQGAHIVVDKHFLPNDSAMMIPKTADGRVLFALPWHDKVVIGTTDTPVENTEYEPRPLQQEIDFILHTAAQYLTPAPTPKDVLSVFVGQRPLVKAEKTQSTAALSREHVISVSASGLLTITGGKWTTYRKMGEDVVNRAISLANLSPHPSITANLHLHGWTQTPAAAPLDVYGSDAATIQELPGADTLLHPRLPYLEAEVRWATRYELARTVEDILARRTRSLLLDAIASIEAAPRVAEILAEELERDTIWQQQQIAAYHSLAEGYLLK; encoded by the coding sequence GTGAAAATACTGCTAACTCGTCAGAATTTAATTGCTCAACTTCGCCAATCCGATGAGTGGGATTTTATTATTATTGGTGGTGGTGCAACGGGTTTGGGTACAGCAATCGAAGCAGCAACTCGCGGCTACCGAACGCTACTTTTAGAGAAATATGACTTTGCCAAAGCTACTTCCAGCCGTTCAACTAAGCTAGTGCATGGGGGAGTGCGGTATCTGGCGCAAGGAAATATCGCACTAGTAAAGGAAGCGTTACACGAACGGGGGCTACTGCGCCGCAATGCGCCTCATTTAGTACGCGATTTAAAATTTGTCGTACCGGGATATACTTGGTGGTCTCAACTTTTTTACGGTACGGGTTTAAAGATTTACGATTTACTTTCTGGTCGTTTGAGTTTAGGCCATAGTCGCTTTCTTAACGAACAAGATACGCGATCGCATATCCCCACGCTCAAAACTAAGGGACTTAGGGGAGGAGTTATTTACCATGATGGGCAATTTGATGATGCACGCCTTGCCATTACTTTGCTGCAAACTTTGCTAGATTACAACGGTGTAGCGTTGAATTACTTGCCAGTCATAGATTTGCTCAAACAAGGCGAACGAGTGCAGGGCGTGCGTGCTTGCGATGCCGAAACCGGAGAAACTTTTGAGCTAAAAAGCAAAGTTGTAGTCAATGCTACCGGGGTATTTGTCGATGACGTGCGGCGCATGGACGATCCGCAAGTATCAACAATGCTATCTCCCAGCCAGGGTGCGCACATTGTCGTTGACAAGCATTTTTTACCAAATGACAGCGCTATGATGATTCCCAAAACAGCCGATGGGCGAGTATTATTTGCTCTTCCTTGGCATGACAAGGTAGTAATTGGTACTACTGATACCCCAGTTGAAAATACTGAATACGAACCCCGTCCCCTTCAGCAGGAAATTGACTTTATTTTACACACCGCAGCTCAATATCTCACACCTGCTCCCACTCCCAAAGATGTATTAAGTGTATTTGTCGGACAGCGCCCGTTAGTAAAAGCAGAAAAAACCCAGTCAACCGCCGCCCTTTCCCGCGAACACGTAATTTCTGTTTCTGCTTCGGGATTGCTAACAATTACTGGCGGTAAATGGACAACTTATCGCAAAATGGGCGAAGACGTAGTTAACCGTGCCATCTCCCTAGCCAATCTTTCACCTCATCCCTCAATTACCGCTAACTTGCATTTACACGGCTGGACTCAAACTCCCGCAGCAGCCCCCCTCGATGTTTATGGTAGCGATGCAGCCACTATCCAAGAATTACCTGGTGCTGATACACTATTGCATCCTCGCCTACCTTACTTAGAGGCAGAAGTGCGCTGGGCTACTCGCTACGAACTAGCACGCACAGTAGAGGATATACTAGCACGAAGAACGCGATCGCTCTTACTCGATGCGATCGCCAGCATAGAAGCAGCCCCGCGCGTAGCAGAAATTTTGGCTGAAGAACTAGAAAGAGACACTATTTGGCAGCAACAGCAAATTGCCGCTTATCATTCTCTAGCTGAGGGATACTTGCTGAAATAG
- the glpK gene encoding glycerol kinase, producing MNKYILAFDQGTTSSRAIVFNRNAEILAVAQKEFPQIFPQQAWVEHDAEEIWSSQVGVANEALARIGIRASDIAAIGITNQRETTIVWDRQTGKPIHHAIVWQDRRTAADCDELKIAGYEATFQQKTGLVIDAYFSGTKLKWLLDNVPDARKKADRGELAFGTVDSWLIWKLTQGELHITDATNASRTLLFNIHTLDWDDELLSILNIPRSLLPQVRSSSEVYGHTSEGLFGSRIPIAGIAGDQQAATFGQASLQSGMAKNTYGTGCFMLLNTGNQPILSQHKLLTTIAWRINERIDYALEGSVFIAGAVVQWLRDGLGIIKHSADVEALATSVPDNGGVYFVPAFVGLGAPYWDSYARGTIAGLTRGSTSAHIARAALESIAYQTADVLEAMRQDSHLDLSELRVDGGASRNDLLMQFQADILGVPVVRPKITETTALGAAYLAGLAVSYWDEAEIVQQWQLEKRFEPKISADYREKLLDSWHRAIAQARQK from the coding sequence ATGAATAAATATATTCTGGCTTTTGACCAAGGCACTACTAGCTCTCGCGCCATTGTATTTAACCGCAACGCCGAGATACTGGCTGTTGCTCAGAAGGAGTTTCCACAAATTTTTCCCCAGCAGGCTTGGGTGGAACATGATGCTGAAGAAATTTGGTCTTCTCAAGTTGGGGTTGCTAATGAAGCTTTAGCGCGTATTGGTATCCGCGCTAGCGATATTGCTGCCATTGGCATTACCAATCAACGGGAAACTACAATAGTTTGGGATCGCCAAACAGGTAAGCCGATTCATCATGCGATCGTTTGGCAAGATCGCCGTACTGCTGCTGATTGCGATGAACTCAAAATAGCTGGCTATGAAGCAACATTCCAGCAGAAAACGGGACTGGTAATAGATGCATACTTTAGCGGGACGAAACTTAAGTGGTTACTCGATAATGTACCTGATGCTCGTAAAAAAGCCGATCGCGGAGAACTAGCATTTGGAACTGTCGATAGCTGGTTAATTTGGAAGCTGACTCAAGGCGAATTGCATATTACAGACGCAACTAATGCTAGCCGCACTCTGCTATTCAATATTCATACCCTGGATTGGGACGATGAATTATTGTCGATTCTGAATATTCCCCGTTCTCTTCTCCCTCAAGTCCGGAGTTCATCTGAGGTATATGGGCATACATCTGAGGGACTTTTTGGCAGCCGCATTCCGATTGCGGGAATTGCCGGAGACCAGCAAGCAGCAACTTTTGGGCAGGCATCGTTACAATCTGGTATGGCAAAAAATACTTACGGCACTGGTTGCTTTATGCTGCTGAATACAGGTAATCAGCCCATACTATCCCAGCACAAGCTGCTAACCACGATCGCCTGGCGCATCAATGAACGTATAGATTATGCTTTGGAAGGTAGCGTTTTTATTGCTGGGGCTGTTGTGCAATGGCTGCGCGATGGGCTGGGAATTATTAAGCACAGCGCCGATGTGGAAGCCTTGGCTACTAGCGTTCCTGATAATGGTGGTGTATATTTTGTACCTGCATTCGTCGGCTTGGGCGCACCTTATTGGGATAGTTACGCACGCGGTACGATCGCAGGCTTAACTCGCGGTTCAACTAGCGCCCATATCGCCCGTGCAGCTTTGGAAAGCATTGCCTATCAAACGGCTGATGTACTGGAAGCGATGCGTCAAGACTCCCATCTCGATCTTTCAGAACTGCGGGTAGATGGCGGTGCGTCCCGCAATGATTTATTGATGCAATTCCAAGCTGATATTTTGGGCGTACCCGTTGTTCGTCCCAAAATCACCGAAACTACCGCTTTAGGTGCAGCTTATTTGGCAGGGCTAGCGGTTAGTTACTGGGACGAAGCGGAAATTGTACAGCAATGGCAACTAGAGAAACGGTTTGAGCCGAAAATTAGCGCTGACTACCGGGAGAAATTACTAGATTCATGGCATCGCGCGATCGCACAGGCGCGACAAAAGTAA